A stretch of Malus sylvestris chromosome 11, drMalSylv7.2, whole genome shotgun sequence DNA encodes these proteins:
- the LOC126590071 gene encoding BEL1-like homeodomain protein 9 isoform X2, whose protein sequence is MEMSGFRQESHVAQQSRRDKLRVHQTSSPSHHLDNLPNNSGKLPLHPGLNPDIVQVRNVRNANLLYDPTMFSSEMLNFSINANVPLSVHRDTMACHDQDLGAAQPASESQNFGNWRSTLNPPQSLDWVNTYTSGYRDVVQSSLANPSADQISIHHVAQEHLGGGTMHFSSPSLNYVNTLQDVVTSASQGRQQDQLEMASTVHQRFIENELVRVPSYGNQSNTLRFSNGSTRFSNGSTSWMDRQPIENCHRSSGGGLEFSIAKSVDEEMRTGMSSDSNQQGLSLSLSSNPPSNKLPVAQLIGSQDLHVSTDDHDDHALKDLQNSKMGKSSGGYLCSITKPSVISKACGKSLQDIVGTSNTSIYRNTGPLGPFTGYAAILKSSKFLKPAQQLLDEFCRVSDSKLLKTCEASERMSRDVSTSASASISTEAVNAIETEVVAKRNNSGASFSTFYGSNEINSDGGAASISSESFRPKYQQKKAKLLYMQEEVSRRYKQYHQQMQMVVASFESVAGLSSATPYISMALNTVAKHFRCLTNSIKDQLKHVRKALGEENMSSAVTAAVTAGCSSKGEKNLAKLKYMGLGFQKHTSSGGGSLVGFSEPQQHVWRPQRGLPERSVAILRAWLFEHFLHPYPTDTDKHMLATQTGLSRNQVSNWFINARVRVWKPMVEEIHMLETRGGSHEAVQDPINKDENSANEGTSSRPNNDHQLSMTMMPDRQLECSGDAEQQNQEMKRSRLECQVPSSMDGGLMGFVPYQRGGFEAGGLGAVSLTLGLRHGVESAQQQQHLQQQEDQLRRQLGGQVVRDYVG, encoded by the exons ATGGAGATGAGTGGCTTTAGGCAAGAATCACATGTTGCACAGCAAAGCCGGAGAGATAAGTTGAGAGTTCATCAAACTTCAAGCCCATCTCACCATCTCGACAATTTGCCCAACAATTCTGGGAAGTTACCACTCCACCCAGGACTAAACCCAGATATTGTGCAAGTTCGAAATGTGAGGAATGCGAATTTGCTGTACGATCCAACAATGTTTTCGTCTGAAATGCTTAATTTTTCGATCAATGCAAACGTTCCGTTGTCAGTTCACAGAGACACAATGGCATGTCATGATCAAGATCTAGGTGCAGCTCAACCCGCCAGTGAGAGTCAGAATTTTGGTAATTGGAGAAGTACTCTTAATCCACCTCAAAGCTTAGATTGGGTGAATActtacacaagtggatatcgGGATGTAGTGCAGTCTAGTTTAGCCAACCCATCTGCTGATCAAATTTCTATTCATCATGTTGCCCAAGAGCATTTGGGAGGAGGAACAATGCATTTTTCGTCTCCTTCGCTGAATTACGTTAATACTCTCCAAGATGTTGTTACTTCAGCTTCTCAAGGGAGGCAGCAGGATCAGCTAGAAATGGCTTCAACTGTGCACCAAAGATTTATTGAAAATGAACTTGTTCGCGTTCCAAGCTACGGTAACCAATCAAACACACTGCGGTTCAGTAATGGTAGTACTCGGTTCAGTAATGGTAGTACTTCTTGGATGGATCGGCAGCCTATTGAGAACTGCCATCGGAGTAGTGGTGGAGGACTAGAATTTAGTATTGCAAAGAgtgttgatgaagaaatgaggacAGGTATGAGTAGTGATTCCAACCAACAAGGGCTGTCGCTATCACTCTCATCAAATCCACCATCTAATAAACTGCCTGTGGCTCAATTAATTGGGTCTCAAGATTTACATGTAAGCACTGATGATCATGATGATCATGCACTTAAGGATCTTCAAAATTCGAAAATGGGGAAATCTTCTGGCGGATACTTGTGTTCCATAACAAAGCCATCTGTTATTAGCAAAGCTTGTGGTAAATCACTTCAGGACATTGTGGGGACTTCTAATACTAGCATTTATCGGAACACTGGTCCTCTTGGTCCTTTCACTGGATATGCAGCGATTTTGAAGAGTTCAAAGTTCTTGAAACCGGCTCAACAGCTACTGGATGAATTCTGTAGGGTTAGTGATTCAAAGCTACTAAAAACATGTGAGGCATCTGAGAGGATGTCCAGAGATGTGAGTACTTCGGCCTCGGCTTCAATATCCACTGAAGCTGTTAATGCAATCGAAACTGAAGTAGTGGCTAAGAGGAACAACTCTGGTGCATCTTTCTCTACGTTTTACGGTTCAAACGAAATTAACAGTGATGGTGGAGCTGCAAGCATATCTTCCGAGTCCTTTCGGCCGAAGTACCAACAAAAGAAAGCAAAGCTCCTATATATGCAGGAGGAG GTTAGCAGAAGGTACAAGCAATATCATCAACAAATGCAAATGGTGGTTGCTTCCTTCGAATCAGTTGCCGGTCTGAGTTCCGCTACACCTTACATATCCATGGCTCTAAACACTGTCGCAAAACACTTCAGGTGTCTTACAAATTCCATCAAGGACCAGCTCAAGCACGTAAGGAAGGCTTTGGGAGAGGAAAATATGTCATCCGCTGTAACTGCTGCTGTTACTGCTGGATGCAGTAGTAAAGGTGAAAAAAATTTGGCCAAGCTAAAGTACATGGGCCTAGGTTTTCAAAAACATACGTCGTCTGGCGGTGGGTCTCTTGTGGGTTTCTCTGAACCCCAACAACACGTCTGGAGACCCCAGAGAGGCCTACCTGAACGTTCAGTAGCCATTCTTCGAGCTTGGCTATTTGAGCATTTTCTTCATCC gTATCCCACGGACACAGATAAGCACATGTTAGCTACTCAAACTGGTCTATCTCGAAACCAG GTTTCAAACTGGTTCATAAATGCCCGAGTGCGCGTTTGGAAGCCCATGGTTGAAGAAATACATATGCTCGAGACTAGAGGAGGCTCCCACGAAGCTGTCCAAGATCCTATCAATAAGGATGAAAATTCTGCAAATGAAGGCACCAGCAGCAGGCCAAACAATGATCACCAACTAAGCATGACTATGATGCCCGATAGACAATTAGAGTGCTCAGGAGATGCAGAGCAGCAAAATCAGGAGATGAAGAGGTCTAGATTGGAGTGCCAAGTTCCATCAAGCATGGACGGAGGATTGATGGGTTTTGTCCCGTACCAGCGAGGAGGGTTTGAGGCTGGGGGACTTGGAGCCGTGTCCCTCACATTGGGTCTCAGACATGGGGTAGAAAGTGCCCAGCAGCAGCAACACTTGCAGCAACAAGAGGATCAGCTGCGGCGGCAACTTGGAGGTCAAGTGGTACGTGATTATGTGGGGTAA
- the LOC126590071 gene encoding BEL1-like homeodomain protein 9 isoform X1 has protein sequence MEMSGFRQESHVAQQSRRDKLRVHQTSSPSHHLDNLPNNSGKLPLHPGLNPDIVQVRNVRNANLLYDPTMFSSEMLNFSINANVPLSVHRDTMACHDQDLGAAQPASESQNFGNWRSTLNPPQSLDWVNTYTSGYRDVVQSSLANPSADQISIHHVAQEHLGGGTMHFSSPSLNYVNTLQDVVTSASQGRQQDQLEMASTVHQRFIENELVRVPSYGNQSNTLRFSNGSTRFSNGSTSWMDRQPIENCHRSSGGGLEFSIAKSVDEEMRTGMSSDSNQQGLSLSLSSNPPSNKLPVAQLIGSQDLHVSTDDHDDHALKDLQNSKMGKSSGGYLCSITKPSVISKACGKSLQDIVGTSNTSIYRNTGPLGPFTGYAAILKSSKFLKPAQQLLDEFCRVSDSKLLKTCEASERMSRDVSTSASASISTEAVNAIETEVVAKRNNSGASFSTFYGSNEINSDGGAASISSESFRPKYQQKKAKLLYMQEELKVSRRYKQYHQQMQMVVASFESVAGLSSATPYISMALNTVAKHFRCLTNSIKDQLKHVRKALGEENMSSAVTAAVTAGCSSKGEKNLAKLKYMGLGFQKHTSSGGGSLVGFSEPQQHVWRPQRGLPERSVAILRAWLFEHFLHPYPTDTDKHMLATQTGLSRNQVSNWFINARVRVWKPMVEEIHMLETRGGSHEAVQDPINKDENSANEGTSSRPNNDHQLSMTMMPDRQLECSGDAEQQNQEMKRSRLECQVPSSMDGGLMGFVPYQRGGFEAGGLGAVSLTLGLRHGVESAQQQQHLQQQEDQLRRQLGGQVVRDYVG, from the exons ATGGAGATGAGTGGCTTTAGGCAAGAATCACATGTTGCACAGCAAAGCCGGAGAGATAAGTTGAGAGTTCATCAAACTTCAAGCCCATCTCACCATCTCGACAATTTGCCCAACAATTCTGGGAAGTTACCACTCCACCCAGGACTAAACCCAGATATTGTGCAAGTTCGAAATGTGAGGAATGCGAATTTGCTGTACGATCCAACAATGTTTTCGTCTGAAATGCTTAATTTTTCGATCAATGCAAACGTTCCGTTGTCAGTTCACAGAGACACAATGGCATGTCATGATCAAGATCTAGGTGCAGCTCAACCCGCCAGTGAGAGTCAGAATTTTGGTAATTGGAGAAGTACTCTTAATCCACCTCAAAGCTTAGATTGGGTGAATActtacacaagtggatatcgGGATGTAGTGCAGTCTAGTTTAGCCAACCCATCTGCTGATCAAATTTCTATTCATCATGTTGCCCAAGAGCATTTGGGAGGAGGAACAATGCATTTTTCGTCTCCTTCGCTGAATTACGTTAATACTCTCCAAGATGTTGTTACTTCAGCTTCTCAAGGGAGGCAGCAGGATCAGCTAGAAATGGCTTCAACTGTGCACCAAAGATTTATTGAAAATGAACTTGTTCGCGTTCCAAGCTACGGTAACCAATCAAACACACTGCGGTTCAGTAATGGTAGTACTCGGTTCAGTAATGGTAGTACTTCTTGGATGGATCGGCAGCCTATTGAGAACTGCCATCGGAGTAGTGGTGGAGGACTAGAATTTAGTATTGCAAAGAgtgttgatgaagaaatgaggacAGGTATGAGTAGTGATTCCAACCAACAAGGGCTGTCGCTATCACTCTCATCAAATCCACCATCTAATAAACTGCCTGTGGCTCAATTAATTGGGTCTCAAGATTTACATGTAAGCACTGATGATCATGATGATCATGCACTTAAGGATCTTCAAAATTCGAAAATGGGGAAATCTTCTGGCGGATACTTGTGTTCCATAACAAAGCCATCTGTTATTAGCAAAGCTTGTGGTAAATCACTTCAGGACATTGTGGGGACTTCTAATACTAGCATTTATCGGAACACTGGTCCTCTTGGTCCTTTCACTGGATATGCAGCGATTTTGAAGAGTTCAAAGTTCTTGAAACCGGCTCAACAGCTACTGGATGAATTCTGTAGGGTTAGTGATTCAAAGCTACTAAAAACATGTGAGGCATCTGAGAGGATGTCCAGAGATGTGAGTACTTCGGCCTCGGCTTCAATATCCACTGAAGCTGTTAATGCAATCGAAACTGAAGTAGTGGCTAAGAGGAACAACTCTGGTGCATCTTTCTCTACGTTTTACGGTTCAAACGAAATTAACAGTGATGGTGGAGCTGCAAGCATATCTTCCGAGTCCTTTCGGCCGAAGTACCAACAAAAGAAAGCAAAGCTCCTATATATGCAGGAGGAG TTGAAGGTTAGCAGAAGGTACAAGCAATATCATCAACAAATGCAAATGGTGGTTGCTTCCTTCGAATCAGTTGCCGGTCTGAGTTCCGCTACACCTTACATATCCATGGCTCTAAACACTGTCGCAAAACACTTCAGGTGTCTTACAAATTCCATCAAGGACCAGCTCAAGCACGTAAGGAAGGCTTTGGGAGAGGAAAATATGTCATCCGCTGTAACTGCTGCTGTTACTGCTGGATGCAGTAGTAAAGGTGAAAAAAATTTGGCCAAGCTAAAGTACATGGGCCTAGGTTTTCAAAAACATACGTCGTCTGGCGGTGGGTCTCTTGTGGGTTTCTCTGAACCCCAACAACACGTCTGGAGACCCCAGAGAGGCCTACCTGAACGTTCAGTAGCCATTCTTCGAGCTTGGCTATTTGAGCATTTTCTTCATCC gTATCCCACGGACACAGATAAGCACATGTTAGCTACTCAAACTGGTCTATCTCGAAACCAG GTTTCAAACTGGTTCATAAATGCCCGAGTGCGCGTTTGGAAGCCCATGGTTGAAGAAATACATATGCTCGAGACTAGAGGAGGCTCCCACGAAGCTGTCCAAGATCCTATCAATAAGGATGAAAATTCTGCAAATGAAGGCACCAGCAGCAGGCCAAACAATGATCACCAACTAAGCATGACTATGATGCCCGATAGACAATTAGAGTGCTCAGGAGATGCAGAGCAGCAAAATCAGGAGATGAAGAGGTCTAGATTGGAGTGCCAAGTTCCATCAAGCATGGACGGAGGATTGATGGGTTTTGTCCCGTACCAGCGAGGAGGGTTTGAGGCTGGGGGACTTGGAGCCGTGTCCCTCACATTGGGTCTCAGACATGGGGTAGAAAGTGCCCAGCAGCAGCAACACTTGCAGCAACAAGAGGATCAGCTGCGGCGGCAACTTGGAGGTCAAGTGGTACGTGATTATGTGGGGTAA